The genomic DNA TGGACCAGCTGGACCATCATCATCTGGACCCCACGAGCGCGGACACTCTATCCACTCGCCTCGACGACAGAGGGGCAGGAGGTGATGGGTGTGGCTGATCGCTCGCACCCGGACTAAAAAGAAACCCGTCCACTGACTGGATTCCGGTTTTCCGCCCGCCCAGCCGCAGAGTGCGTCGTCATGTTGCCCGTAATCCCGAGCTTGGAATCGGCCCTCCGGCAGGTGATCCTGGCCAAGCAGGCCAAGCGCACGCTCACCCTGCCCGTGGATGTGCTGCAAGAACTCAACGCCCATTGGGAGCAAGACCAAGACACGCAGCCCATGGATCCGGACCCTGCCGACTCGGCTCAGCCCCATCAGACCACCTTGACCTTCTTGTTGGAACGGGTGATGCCCATTTGGGCCCGGCAAATCCAGAACCTCCGTCTATGCGGCCAACCCATGGCCCACCCCTTCCGATTGACCTTAGCTGGCAGCCCGCGGACCCGCCCCTATCTACCCGTCCATTTGGCCTGGTTCGATCTGTGCGAATGGCTCCATCTCATCGAGATCGACTTGGCCATCTTGGTGGACTTGGACGCGGTGTCCAACCAATTGGGCGGCCTGGTTTTGACCCGCTGCCGTCCCCCCACCCGCCACTGGTCTGCCTGGTGGAGCCGATTTTCTTGGGACAATCTGCACACGTTGTCATTGGGGCGCAACCAATTGACCCAGATCGATTGGCCGCTGGATGGGGTGTGTCCCAATCTGCATCAACTCGACCTCAGCTACAATCAGTTGTCGAGCTTCAAATCGGGCCTCCAATTACCTCGACTCCGCGTTCTCATCGCCAGTTTCAACCAGTGGCGCACCTGTCCGGATCTGAGTGGTTTGCCGCAGCTCCAAACGCTCCACCTGGCCTACAACTTTCTGGAACGGTTGGATGGCCTGGAAATGGCCCTCCAGCTCCGGGTTCTCGATATCAGCGCCAATCTGCTCCTACATCACGACACGCTCAGCCCGCTGTCTCGGCTGAGGTGGCTCCGATCCTTGGATTTGAATGACAACCCCCTGGGCTGCCTACCCACCCATCGAGAATCGACCTTGGCCTGGATATCGCCCCATGTGGATACCGAGGCTTTCGTGCTCGATCGGGGGGCGTTATCGCCGAGTGACAAGCTCCGGCTGGGCCTGGCTCGCCAGCTCACTGTGGCCGGACCGACCCAGCCTCGGTCTCGAGATCCAAGTCCGGTGGACCGTGACTCCACCCGGGTCCAGTCGGGCCATCGAAGTGGGACGCGCGCCCGGTCTCGCCAACGCGAGGTCGTCATCGCCGAACCGAGTCATGAAATCCAAGAGCCCACCCAGAGTTTCCTGGACAATCCCATCGAAGAAGAGGAGCCCGAATACTTGCAGACCAAGCGAAAAGTGGACGCCTTACGGGCCACCCACGGACAGGCTGGGTGGTTGCACTCGGTCGGGGGCCAAGAGTTGAACAACGTTTTGGGCATCAGCCGTGCGTCGAGGGCGGTGGCCCATACCACGCTGACGGACGAATCCCTAAAGGAACAAGAAGCCAAGCGGCAAGACATTGAAAAGTTTGTGGAACAAGCCTCTGAGCAATTGAGGCGAACCAAATGTTCGGAACCCGTCGAAAGACTGCGAATAATGGCGCGGGCCTGTGTTGAACCCAACGCGGTTGAGGATCAGTCAGAAGATGAAGCCATGCTGGAACGTACGGTTATTCCTCGACTGGAGCAGGCGACGGTCACCCCCAGTGCCGAAGATGGGCCGGCCCCGACATCGGAAAAATCGGCCAGCTCTCAACTGGACGATTCCGACGAGTTGCCAACCAGCTTCTACAGCAAGTATATCGATAACGATGATGACATTGTACCGATGCCCCGAGGCCCTACCCTCGTTGTGCCAGTTGTTCAAGTTGATAATGAAGATGTCGGCGAAGTCGATTTGGACTTAAGTTGTGACTTCGTTAAACTTTTGAATCAATTGAAGGATCTCCTGTGGCAAAAGTCAACGCATCTCTTGATCAATGTCGAGATTGTCAAAACGGAGCCGCCCACTCTCGAATTCACATTCCGAGCTGATGGCTCTTTGGCCTGCATGGAGCCTTTGGAGCGCTATCGATTCATCCTCAACGAAGTTGACTTGTCCAAAGTGTTGGACTTTGTTCAACCGACCCTGGCTGATCACCGCCTGGCCATGGCCCGAGCTGTCCGACGGATGAATTGTCTGATGTGTCAAAACGCTTTCAAGCTAGAAATTAACCAACCCATGGGTATGAATTGAAATGCCTGTACTTCCTTTTGGAAAGCTTATTTCACGGTTCCTGTCTTTCAGCTTGCCCCAAATGCTCGAGTGCCATGGTTGTCCAAGGCTCTGACAGGGCTTCCACGAGTTCCAGCTCTCCCACTGTCTCCGTGGGCATTCCGGTTTGTGAGGATCTGGCTTTTGCCACGCCCAAGGGCGAGTCGCCCAATTTTCCATCCACGTTGGATGACCAATTTTGTCGAAGCACACCCCAAAAGAGGGCCAATCCAGGTGAGTTGATTGGTTGGTCAAGTTTCCCCATGATCAAGCTGGCACAAACGTACTTGATTGCAGTGGGTAGGGATGATCAAGGATCGAGATCGCAGAGTTCGAGTGAGATATCGATCATTTCCAATGCAAGTCTAAGTTCGATTCAAGTCCTAGATACGGAAAGAAGTTCTCCTCCCAATCACAAAGGTCAGATGTTACTCCAACCTTCGTTAATCTTCGATGCTTTGCTAAAGTATGGCTCACAAGTTTTGTACCGCTTTCATTTCATCTTATCAAATAACGACAAAtggtttgggttttttttttcgaatatCAATACAGTGTCATGCACTTGAAATTTTGTCCAGTGGCACCCGATCTTGCATTGTCTTTCAAACTTTTATTGCCAGATAGTAAatttaatatttttcttccGGTGCTTGCTTGGTTTTGGTCCATGAACAGACATTAAAGTCAGGAGATCTCactcaatcttttttttgaaagcaaccgttatttttgcattcaattttcatttggttactctaacttttttttcattctggCTTTAACCCCATGGAAGGTTTGGTTGAAATGCAAGTGTTGCCTTTGAAGAGGAATGATTGAATGccatgacatttttcaataaagagcccatttttttttcgctcagCACTTTCCGTTCAAATGTTCAATCAGACAAGCCCATGTTTTACTGCTTCTACATactaatcaaaaacaaaccattggatgaaccaaacaaacaaattctTGGCGTTTTGGCTCTCAAAATCAGGGAAGTCAAGCGACGATCAAAACTATTGTTTCATGCTGAACAAAGTTGTTTTGCTTCGGTGTATTTTCTCATTGAAATTGAGATTTCTTCATTTCCCACTCGTTTTCATTCTGAAATAGT from Tigriopus californicus strain San Diego chromosome 1, Tcal_SD_v2.1, whole genome shotgun sequence includes the following:
- the LOC131892904 gene encoding uncharacterized protein LOC131892904 isoform X2; this encodes MLPVIPSLESALRQVILAKQAKRTLTLPVDVLQELNAHWEQDQDTQPMDPDPADSAQPHQTTLTFLLERVMPIWARQIQNLRLCGQPMAHPFRLTLAGSPRTRPYLPVHLAWFDLCEWLHLIEIDLAILVDLDAVSNQLGGLVLTRCRPPTRHWSAWWSRFSWDNLHTLSLGRNQLTQIDWPLDGVCPNLHQLDLSYNQLSSFKSGLQLPRLRVLIASFNQWRTCPDLSGLPQLQTLHLAYNFLERLDGLEMALQLRVLDISANLLLHHDTLSPLSRLRWLRSLDLNDNPLGCLPTHRESTLAWISPHVDTEAFVLDRGALSPSDKLRLGLARQLTVAGPTQPRSRDPSPVDRDSTRVQSGHRSGTRARSRQREVVIAEPSHEIQEPTQSFLDNPIEEEEPEYLQTKRKVDALRATHGQAGWLHSVGGQELNNVLGISRASRAVAHTTLTDESLKEQEAKRQDIEKFVEQASEQLRRTKCSEPVERLRIMARACVEPNAVEDQSEDEAMLERTVIPRLEQATVTPSAEDGPAPTSEKSASSQLDDSDELPTSFYSKYIDNDDDIVPMPRGPTLVVPVVQVDNEDVGEVDLDLSCDFVKLLNQLKDLLWQKSTHLLINVEIVKTEPPTLEFTFRADGSLACMEPLERYRFILNEVDLSKVLDFVQPTLADHRLAMARAVRRMNCLMCQNAFKLEINQPMACPKCSSAMVVQGSDRASTSSSSPTVSVGIPVCEDLAFATPKGESPNFPSTLDDQFCRSTPQKRANPVYNVEVASPEYFGDHTVRPINAQNGSSNSSEESNSNQRLNVGSVRREMDDTSSLTSAAYYTCASDISLNSAAQLMGGKVPRTRSTCTTPKVSKKKRNRLKKVASEGVILGKLDTFERVSPIPREKHPPSFDSVLSETILHQLGECLYPRLIAWDYHDFTLVDHRVKLHCELVLCQERDENILLLAKGFIKVPSLGNMFRGVFVFSNRNLFILRCPIIETEDVDEWLISIETRPIQQLRKSLLLARGQGIGLEFTKPNATYYLIFGDPARTSRFKTQLDDYLREFVRPSGLEHRDISSLEEGVILDQMDKNQVQCNKSLVCILDAQTGDRHQADISLKHSTVILTRFEVILIENFFQWIFADNQSALRVDHVFRLQDMKQINLHKSRPEVLSLLFGETDGVHLFLASESMVLDFVKKLQELWEDIHDQRFEECLNYYLGDGTDEVVNMCTFQLKDSIEPNTFDLTEWIHVVKRSAAQPNRSAFVIPQQ
- the LOC131892904 gene encoding uncharacterized protein LOC131892904 isoform X1, whose protein sequence is MLPVIPSLESALRQVILAKQAKRTLTLPVDVLQELNAHWEQDQDTQPMDPDPADSAQPHQTTLTFLLERVMPIWARQIQNLRLCGQPMAHPFRLTLAGSPRTRPYLPVHLAWFDLCEWLHLIEIDLAILVDLDAVSNQLGGLVLTRCRPPTRHWSAWWSRFSWDNLHTLSLGRNQLTQIDWPLDGVCPNLHQLDLSYNQLSSFKSGLQLPRLRVLIASFNQWRTCPDLSGLPQLQTLHLAYNFLERLDGLEMALQLRVLDISANLLLHHDTLSPLSRLRWLRSLDLNDNPLGCLPTHRESTLAWISPHVDTEAFVLDRGALSPSDKLRLGLARQLTVAGPTQPRSRDPSPVDRDSTRVQSGHRSGTRARSRQREVVIAEPSHEIQEPTQSFLDNPIEEEEPEYLQTKRKVDALRATHGQAGWLHSVGGQELNNVLGISRASRAVAHTTLTDESLKEQEAKRQDIEKFVEQASEQLRRTKCSEPVERLRIMARACVEPNAVEDQSEDEAMLERTVIPRLEQATVTPSAEDGPAPTSEKSASSQLDDSDELPTSFYSKYIDNDDDIVPMPRGPTLVVPVVQVDNEDVGEVDLDLSCDFVKLLNQLKDLLWQKSTHLLINVEIVKTEPPTLEFTFRADGSLACMEPLERYRFILNEVDLSKVLDFVQPTLADHRLAMARAVRRMNCLMCQNAFKLEINQPMACPKCSSAMVVQGSDRASTSSSSPTVSVGIPVCEDLAFATPKGESPNFPSTLDDQFCRSTPQKRANPVGRDDQGSRSQSSSEISIISNASLSSIQVLDTERSSPPNHKVYNVEVASPEYFGDHTVRPINAQNGSSNSSEESNSNQRLNVGSVRREMDDTSSLTSAAYYTCASDISLNSAAQLMGGKVPRTRSTCTTPKVSKKKRNRLKKVASEGVILGKLDTFERVSPIPREKHPPSFDSVLSETILHQLGECLYPRLIAWDYHDFTLVDHRVKLHCELVLCQERDENILLLAKGFIKVPSLGNMFRGVFVFSNRNLFILRCPIIETEDVDEWLISIETRPIQQLRKSLLLARGQGIGLEFTKPNATYYLIFGDPARTSRFKTQLDDYLREFVRPSGLEHRDISSLEEGVILDQMDKNQVQCNKSLVCILDAQTGDRHQADISLKHSTVILTRFEVILIENFFQWIFADNQSALRVDHVFRLQDMKQINLHKSRPEVLSLLFGETDGVHLFLASESMVLDFVKKLQELWEDIHDQRFEECLNYYLGDGTDEVVNMCTFQLKDSIEPNTFDLTEWIHVVKRSAAQPNRSAFVIPQQ